From a single Mobula birostris isolate sMobBir1 chromosome 32, sMobBir1.hap1, whole genome shotgun sequence genomic region:
- the LOC140191253 gene encoding 3',5'-cyclic-AMP phosphodiesterase 4D-like isoform X6, whose protein sequence is MPDYLFSVCWSYIKFKRMLNRELTHLSEMSRSGNQVSEYIASTFLDKQNEVEIPPPTPKEREKKSKQPMCQISGVKKLTHGSNLSVANSSIPRFGVKTQQEDALTKELDDLNKWGLNIFRVSEFSNNRPLSCIMYAIFQERDLLKTFRIPVDTFLTYIMTLEDHYHADVAYHNSLHAADVVQSTHVLLSTPALDAVFTDLETLAALFAAAIHDVDHPGVSNQFLINTNSELALMYNDESVLENHHLAVGFKLLQEENCDIFQNLPKRQRQSLRKMVIDMVLATDMSKHMTLLADLKTMVETKKVTSSGVLLLDNYTDRIQVMRNMVHCADLSNPTKPLELYRQWTDRILEEFFRQGDRERERGMEISPMCDKHTASVEKSQVGFIDYIVHPLWETWADLVHPDAQDILDTLEDNRYWYQGMIPQSPSPPLDDPSQGEEVCPDKFQFELTLEEEDDSDPSDKERSSTGEEDANWINSEESVADFTVTQEERELGPRCKDSSPAES, encoded by the exons ATGCCAGATTACCTGTTCTCAGTGTGTTGGAGCTACATTAAG TTTAAGAGGATGTTGAACCGGGAACTGACGCACCTCTCGGAGATGAGTCGGTCTGGCAACCAGGTGTCCGAGTACATTGCCAGCACCTTTCTTG ACAAGCAGAACGAGGTGGAGATCCCGCCACCCACGCCGAAGGAGCGGGAGAAGAAATCAAAGCAGCCTATGTGTCAGATCAGCGGAGTGAAGAAACTGACCCACGGTTCGAACCTCAGCGTCGCCAACTCCTCCATCCCTCGGTTCGGAGTGAAGACCCAGCAGGAAGACGCGCTGACCAAG GAACTCGATGACTTGAATAAATGGGGCCTTAACATTTTCCGGGTATCTGAGTTCTCAAACAACAGGCCGCTCAGCTGCATAATGTACGCCATCTTCCAG GAGAGAGATCTGTTAAAGACCTTCCGGATCCCGGTCGACACGTTCCTCACTTACATCATGACGCTGGAGGACCATTACCACGCTGACGTCGCCTACCACAACAGCCTGCATGCCGCTGACGTGGTGCAGTCCACTCACGTGCTACTCTCCACCCCAGCCCTGGAC GCTGTCTTCACCGACCTAGAAACCCTGGCTGCGCTCTTCGctgcagccattcatgatgtggATCATCCGGGAGTTTCCAATCAGTTCCTCATCAACACCA ACTCCGAGCTGGCTCTGATGTACAACGATGAGTCTGTACTGGAGAATCACCACCTGGCCGTGGGCTTCAAGCTCCTCCAGGAGGAAAACTGCGACATCTTCCAGAACCTTCCCAAACGGCAGAGGCAGAGTCTCCGCAAAATGGTCATCGACATG GTCCTAGCGACGGACATGTCCAAACACATGACTCTACTCGCAGACCTGAAGACCATGGTGGAGACAAAGAAGGTTACCAGCTCAGGGGTGCTGCTCCTTGATAACTACACGGACAGGATCCAG GTGATGAGGAACATGGTGCACTGCGCTGACCTCAGCAACCCCACCAAACCTCTGGAGCTGTACCGGCAGTGGACTGACCGAATCCTGGAGGAGTTCTTCCGCCAGGGTGACAGGGAGCGGGAGCGCGGGATGGAGATCAGCCCGATGTGCGATAAGCACACTGCGTCGGTGGAGAAGTCCCAG GTGGGCTTCATCGATTACATTGTGCACCCGCTGTGGGAGACGTGGGCTGACCTCGTCCACCCCGATGCCCAAGACATCCTGGATACGCTGGAAGACAACCGATATTGGTACCAGGGTATGATCCCCCAGAGCCCCTCACCTCCACTGGATGATCCCAGCCAGGGAGAAGAGGTTTGCCCGGACAAGTTCCAGTTCGAGCTGACTCTGGAAGAGGAGGATGATTCCGACCCATCAGACAAGGAGAGAAGCAGCACGGGGGAAGAGGACGCAAACTGGATTAACTCGGAAGAGTCTGTGGCTGACTTCACAGTGacacaggaggagagagagctaGGTCCCAGGTGCAAGGACTCTTCCCCTGCGGAATCGTAG
- the LOC140191253 gene encoding 3',5'-cyclic-AMP phosphodiesterase 4D-like isoform X5: MPLVDFFCETCSKPWLVAWWGQFKRMLNRELTHLSEMSRSGNQVSEYIASTFLDKQNEVEIPPPTPKEREKKSKQPMCQISGVKKLTHGSNLSVANSSIPRFGVKTQQEDALTKELDDLNKWGLNIFRVSEFSNNRPLSCIMYAIFQERDLLKTFRIPVDTFLTYIMTLEDHYHADVAYHNSLHAADVVQSTHVLLSTPALDAVFTDLETLAALFAAAIHDVDHPGVSNQFLINTNSELALMYNDESVLENHHLAVGFKLLQEENCDIFQNLPKRQRQSLRKMVIDMVLATDMSKHMTLLADLKTMVETKKVTSSGVLLLDNYTDRIQVMRNMVHCADLSNPTKPLELYRQWTDRILEEFFRQGDRERERGMEISPMCDKHTASVEKSQVGFIDYIVHPLWETWADLVHPDAQDILDTLEDNRYWYQGMIPQSPSPPLDDPSQGEEVCPDKFQFELTLEEEDDSDPSDKERSSTGEEDANWINSEESVADFTVTQEERELGPRCKDSSPAES; this comes from the exons TTTAAGAGGATGTTGAACCGGGAACTGACGCACCTCTCGGAGATGAGTCGGTCTGGCAACCAGGTGTCCGAGTACATTGCCAGCACCTTTCTTG ACAAGCAGAACGAGGTGGAGATCCCGCCACCCACGCCGAAGGAGCGGGAGAAGAAATCAAAGCAGCCTATGTGTCAGATCAGCGGAGTGAAGAAACTGACCCACGGTTCGAACCTCAGCGTCGCCAACTCCTCCATCCCTCGGTTCGGAGTGAAGACCCAGCAGGAAGACGCGCTGACCAAG GAACTCGATGACTTGAATAAATGGGGCCTTAACATTTTCCGGGTATCTGAGTTCTCAAACAACAGGCCGCTCAGCTGCATAATGTACGCCATCTTCCAG GAGAGAGATCTGTTAAAGACCTTCCGGATCCCGGTCGACACGTTCCTCACTTACATCATGACGCTGGAGGACCATTACCACGCTGACGTCGCCTACCACAACAGCCTGCATGCCGCTGACGTGGTGCAGTCCACTCACGTGCTACTCTCCACCCCAGCCCTGGAC GCTGTCTTCACCGACCTAGAAACCCTGGCTGCGCTCTTCGctgcagccattcatgatgtggATCATCCGGGAGTTTCCAATCAGTTCCTCATCAACACCA ACTCCGAGCTGGCTCTGATGTACAACGATGAGTCTGTACTGGAGAATCACCACCTGGCCGTGGGCTTCAAGCTCCTCCAGGAGGAAAACTGCGACATCTTCCAGAACCTTCCCAAACGGCAGAGGCAGAGTCTCCGCAAAATGGTCATCGACATG GTCCTAGCGACGGACATGTCCAAACACATGACTCTACTCGCAGACCTGAAGACCATGGTGGAGACAAAGAAGGTTACCAGCTCAGGGGTGCTGCTCCTTGATAACTACACGGACAGGATCCAG GTGATGAGGAACATGGTGCACTGCGCTGACCTCAGCAACCCCACCAAACCTCTGGAGCTGTACCGGCAGTGGACTGACCGAATCCTGGAGGAGTTCTTCCGCCAGGGTGACAGGGAGCGGGAGCGCGGGATGGAGATCAGCCCGATGTGCGATAAGCACACTGCGTCGGTGGAGAAGTCCCAG GTGGGCTTCATCGATTACATTGTGCACCCGCTGTGGGAGACGTGGGCTGACCTCGTCCACCCCGATGCCCAAGACATCCTGGATACGCTGGAAGACAACCGATATTGGTACCAGGGTATGATCCCCCAGAGCCCCTCACCTCCACTGGATGATCCCAGCCAGGGAGAAGAGGTTTGCCCGGACAAGTTCCAGTTCGAGCTGACTCTGGAAGAGGAGGATGATTCCGACCCATCAGACAAGGAGAGAAGCAGCACGGGGGAAGAGGACGCAAACTGGATTAACTCGGAAGAGTCTGTGGCTGACTTCACAGTGacacaggaggagagagagctaGGTCCCAGGTGCAAGGACTCTTCCCCTGCGGAATCGTAG